The Fusarium musae strain F31 chromosome 10, whole genome shotgun sequence genome window below encodes:
- a CDS encoding putative NRPS-like protein biosynthetic cluster (EggNog:ENOG41~antiSMASH:Cluster_10.2), which produces MVDTDSSYGRRLIPQILDRLAKADPERIVYSIASFSDGVPAFKDINARDFARAVDKTAWWLYKHLNEMNAAPNGDPAQEHAVTQKPPKIQSLGYIGPHDIRHVLLTYGAVKAGCAALFLSPKNNITGALAVLNASDCNIWVKPREQATLPLVEGILQEKYMRVLDLPSVDELLDSESTEPFVFDKAFESVINEPFCILHTSGTTGVPKPILWTHGLIGTMDAVRLLPPIEGDGGLAPWTDNWNEGDRIYSSFPMSHGAGVIMDILMPSLFNLHCILGPSGVLPNLGLIESLTGHVDIWSMVPSLVDELGENSEALAKFKSSKFICASGGPVSPAIVSKVNEVVRVLNLTGTTEGLFIGNLWVPREDWHWFAFHPYSGFEFKEVQPGVYEHWVHRNEHWALFQGIFYTFPDQDSVNLKDLYIRHPTNPNLWAFSGRSDDVVVLSNGYKISPLDTEALVTTHPAVEGCLMIGTGKPQAGLLIELKDHSEKNNELFDSIWAIVERANNSTFQKTRLQREYIAFSEVDRPFIRTDKQTIKRRATLDLYADFIERFYISRDEEAEDEDFDAFSIDTTSIDTVRESVSHVIRSVLPEVEDFPTDEDVFDLGLDSLLVFRVIRIIRAVTGLEERLAPRHLYAHPTIDEFSVQLLKILEEEKARKTAMSLLSDAETSATADKPCSSIECDEMKKIVGDRKRHLGSKMNPFDAVNPNHYMGLNFYFALLPGVSFDEAFAKLQAGLVRAFEIIPELDGRMMLASEHEFGYKKGEYRITIPPHPLPASSKPRQLVYKDLSRVLPSFGKMRQAGFSPSLFSDDLVLDCPPFPPMPADILVAQANFVEGGCILATNFIHTCLDAVGVMVAIRVWAECCRYLDGDETATCDWFDPESFNHDLPEIIWEQEGYAKPVHEVDPGTWGFLPFTPEIGVDLRNGTASHNEIMAAKKPRTTQNTLPPAPMFPGSPVWPAAPSERSLSTTVFLLSGESIHKLKQEALTDPGTKGVSTSVIDIVQAFFWRASIKSRYRVAKEIRNQVFQPDELSILEMPIDGRPYFSSLLPSSYMGSLLVMNRPVMSIETLCSPETNISQIARVIREAAARITPSLVHDTFTLLRSMTDYSKPATANMGLEHMNAMISNMMLFQTSDISFGDSFFEGGSPETMRPQIERGHRRFRFLVISPMRKDGSVELVLGTLPEELNMFMSDEEFTKYAVLLDHKRA; this is translated from the exons ATGGTTGACACTGATTCCTCCTATGGGAGGAGACTTATTCCCCAGATCCTTGATCGCCTGGCGAAGGCGGATCCAGAACGCATCGTCTACTCCATTGCCAGCTTTTCAGATGGTGTCCCAGCATTCAAGGATATCAACGCACGAGATTTTGCACGGGCCGTTGACAAAACAGCATGGTGGCTCTATAAACATCTCAATGAAATGAATGCAGCCCCCAACGGCGATCCGGCACAGGAGCATGCTGTAACACAGAAGCCGCCGAAGATCCAATCTTTGGGTTACATTGGACCTC ATGACATTCGGCATGTGCTGTTGACCTATGGTGCTGTCAAGGCTGGCTGTGCT GCCCTCTTTCTTTCGCCAAAGAACAACATCACCGGTGCGTTAGCTGTTCTCAATGCTTCAGATTGCAATATTTGGGTGAAGCCCCGAGAGCAAGCAACGCTCCCCCTAGTGGAAGGGATTTTGCAGGAGAAGTACATGAGAGTTCTCGATCTCCCGAGTGTAGATGAGCTTCTGGACTCCGAGTCAACAGAGCCATTCGTGTTTGATAAGGCCTTCGAGAGTGTCATCAACGAGCCATTTTGCATATTGCACACTTCGGGAACTACTGGCGTACCAAAGCCAATTCTGTGGACGCACGGTTTGATCGGTACCATGGATGCCGTTAGACTGCTGCCTCCAATCGAAGGTGATGGTGGGCTGGCTCCTTGGACGGACAATTGGAATGAAGGTGATCGGATCTACTCCTCCTTTCCTATGAGCCAT GGTGCCGGTGTAATCATGGATATACTTATGCCTTCTTTGTTCAATCTTCATTGTATCCTTGGGCCTTCGGGTGTCTTGCCCAATCTAGGACTGATTGAGTCACTCACTGGTCATGTCGACATATGGAGTATGGTACCTTCACTTGTGGACGAGCTAGGCGAGAACTCAGAAGCTttggccaagttcaagtcTTCCAAGTTCATTTGCGCCTCTGGTG GTCCCGTCAGCCCCGCCATTGTTTCCAAGGTCAATGAAGTAGTCAGGGTACTCAACCTCACAGGCACAACGGAAGGTCTCTTTATCGGCAATCTTTGGGTTCCGAGAGAAGACTGGCATTGGTTTGCTTTTCATCCCTACTCAGGATTTGAGTTCAAAGAGGTGCAGCCTGGTGTATACGAACACTGGGTACACCGTAATGAGCACTGGGCTCTATTCCAGGGGATATTCTATACCTTCCCTGACCAGGACTCAGTCAATCTCAAGGATCTGTACATCAGACACCCGACGAATCCAAATCTCTGGGCCTTCAGTGGTAGAAGTGATGATGTCGTTGTACTCTCCAATGGGTACAAGATCTCTCCCTTGGACACAGAGGCTTTGGTAACGACGCATCCTGCAGTCGAAGGCTGCCTTATGATTGGCACTGGGAAACCTCAAGCAGGTCTTCTGATTGAGCTCAAAGACCACTCCGAGAAGAACAACGAGCTGTTCGATAGCATCTGGGCGATCGTTGAGAGGGCAAATAACTCTACTTTCCAGAAGACTCGACTGCAAAGAGAGTATATAGCCTTCTCCGAGGTAGACAGGCCCTTTATACGAACAGACAAACAGACCATCAAACGCCGCGCCACTCTAGATCTTTATGCAGACTTTATCGAGCGCTTCTACATCTCCCGAGATGAGGaagctgaggatgaagatttTGATGCATTCTCGATCGACACTACATCGATTGACACCGTGAGAGAATCGGTCTCTCATGTTATACGGTCTGTTTTGCCAGAGGTTGAGGACTTCCCGACCGACGAGGACGTCTTTGACCTCGGCTTAGACTCTCTTCTCGTTTTTCGAGTCATCAGAATCATCCGCGCCGTTACAGGGCTGGAGGAAAGGCTGGCTCCCCGCCATTTGTATGCCCATCCAACGATAGACGAATTTTCtgtccagcttctcaagatattggaagaagaaaaggccagGAAAACTGCGATGAGCTTATTGAGTGACGCGGAGACAAGCGCAACGGCAGACAAACCATGTTCAAGCATCGaatgtgatgagatgaagaagattgtAGGTGATCGCAAGCGACATCTGGGATCCAAGATGAACCCATTTGATGCTGTCAATCCCAATCACTACATGGGTCTCAACTTCTACTTTGCTCTTCTGCCAGGCGTCAGCTTCGACGAAGCCTTTGCCAAGTTACAGGCTGGACTTGTTCGTGCCTTTGAGATCATTCCCGAGCTTGACGGCAGAATGATGCTGGCCTCGGAGCACGAGTTTGGATATAAGAAAGGCGAGTATCGCATTACGATACCTCCTCACCCGTTGCCAGCCTCCTCCAAGCCGAGGCAGTTGGTCTACAAAGACCTTTCTCGGGTCCTTCCGTCATTTGGGAAGATGCGTCAAGCAGGCTTCTCGCCATCTTTGTTCAGCGATGACCTTGTACTAGATTGTCCACCTTTCCCTCCGATGCCAGCAGATATACTCGTCGCACAGGCCAATTTCGTTGAAGGTGGGTGCATTTTGGCCACCAACTTCATTCACACCTGTCTAGATGCTGTTGGCGTCATGGTGGCAATTAGAGTATGGGCCGAGTGCTGTCGGTATCTTGACGGCGATGAGACGGCAACGTGTGACTGGTTCGATCCCGAAAGCTTCAATCATGATCTTCCTGAGATTATTTGGGAGCAAGAAGGATATGCAAAGCCGGTTCATGAGGTTGATCCTGGCACGTGGGGGTTTCTTCCTTTCACGCCCGAGATTGGCGTCGACCTGCGCAATGGGACAGCCTCTCACAACGAGATCATGGCTGCCAAAAAGCCTCGTACTACGCAGAATACTCTCCCTCCCGCCCCTATGTTCCCGGGAAGCCCAGTATGGCCCGCTGCTCCGAGCGAGCGATCACTCAGCACTACAGTCTTCCTTCTTTCCGGGGAGAGCATCCATAAACTCAAACAAGAAGCCCTGACAGATCCTGGAACCAAGGGTGTCTCTACATCAGTGATTGACATCGTGCAAGCCTTTTTCTGGCGTGCGTCAATCAAGTCTAGATATAGAGTGGCCAAGGAGATCAGGAACCAGGTGTTTCAGCCTGATGAGCTGTCAATTCTCGAAATGCCAATTGATGGCCGGCCTTACTTTTCGTCACTGTTGCCGTCGTCCTACATGGGCAGTTTGCTTGTTATGAACCGCCCAGTCATGTCCATCGAAACTCTCTGCTCTCCCGAAACAAACATCTCACAGATTGCGCGCGTGATTCGAGAGGCAGCCGCACGAATCACGCCATCACTCGTCCATGACACATTTACTCTACTGCGTTCCATGACAGACTATAGTaagccagcaacagcaaacaTGGGTCTCGAACACATGAACGCCATGATATCCAACATGATGCTGTTTCAGACAAGCGACATCTCGTTTGGTGACTCATTCTTTGAGGGGGGAAGCCCGGAAACAATGCGGCCACAGATTGAACGTGGTCATAGACGATTTCGTTTCTTGGTCATCTCTCCCATGAGAAAGGATGGTAGCGTGGAGCTCGTGCTCGGAACCTTGC